From one Parambassis ranga chromosome 5, fParRan2.1, whole genome shotgun sequence genomic stretch:
- the c1ql4b gene encoding complement C1q-like protein 4, producing MVLVLLVAIPLLVHTTKGAGSGGGSTHFEMLGSCKMVCDTFTPPQGELTAVSPQPPDFPNRRGKQGFRGTPGVPGPPGPKGPPGEPGKPGPPGPPGPGPGGYGPSFYSPKIAFYAGLRKQHEGSEILKFDDVVTNVGNYYEPSTGKFTCPLPGIYYFTYHVLMRGGDGTSMWADLKKNGQVRASAIAQDADQNYDYASNSVILHLDVGDEVCVQLDGGKVHGGNTNKYSTFSGFLIYPD from the exons ATGGTCCTGGTCCTCCTGGTGGCCATTCCCCTATTGGTCCACACCACCAAGGGGGCAGGGTCCGGAGGAGGCAGCACGCATTTTGAGATGCTTGGGAGCTGCAAGATGGTGTGTGACACTTTCACCCCCCCACAAGGAGAGCTAACAGCTGTCTCTCCGCAGCCTCCAGACTTCCCAAATCGCAGGGGCAAACAAGGGTTCAGAGGGACTCCGGGAGTCCCTGGTCCTCCAGGCCCTAAAGGGCCACCTGGAGAGCCTGGTAAACCTGGCCCACCTGGCccacctgggcctggacctggtgGCTACGGCCCTTCCTTCTACAGTCCTAAAATCGCCTTCTATGCTGGCCTCCGGAAACAACATGAAGGGAGTGAAATACTGAAGTTTGACGATGTGGTGACCAACGTAGGGAACTACTACGAGCCGAGCACCGGCAAGTTCACCTGTCCTCTGCCTGGTATCTATTACTTCACCTACCATGTCCTGATGAGAGGAGGCGATGGCACGAGCATGTGGGCAGACCTGAAGAAGAACGGACAG gtGAGAGCCAGTGCTATCGCTCAGGATGCAGACCAGAACTATGACTACGCCTCCAACAGTGTAATCCTGCACCTGGACGTAGGGGACGAAGTGTGCGTACAGCTGGATGGAGGCAAAGTTCATGGGGGAAATACCAACAAATACAGTACCTTCTCCGGGTTCCTTATCTACCCCGACTGA